GTGATCAGCGAAAAAACCCATAGTCAGATTATGCCACAGGGCCGAAACCCCGGGCTTCAGCCCGGGGAGTTTTCATTCGAAATCTGGCCTGAAAATGTCTATGCGAATTTCATGGGTGTTGCTGTCAGGTCCCGATAATATGAATTTCAAACCTTGTGTATCCCGGTGAATCACAAAGCTTTGATAAAACACATCCGGCCCTCCTGAGAGAATATAAAAGGCTTCGATATGACCGTCGTCTGCGGAATAACGGAGGATATCTCCGGGACATTCCAATAATCGCTCCTTTTTCACCAACGCATAGAAATGACCGTCCAATAAAGCCAAATCAAGAAAAACAGGAATCATCCCCATTCTTTGAAGTTCCGTTTGTGACGGTTTCTTTTTGAAAATTTCGCGCTCCAGATCCCGCACCCATCGAGGATCGGCCAGTTTTACTTTTTTTATTGGAAGACCTGCTCCATCATAGACACTCCAGTCTCCGAATAACTTATTGATAAAATGGGTGTGATCACCGGCACAAAAAAGCTTCCCGGTGTTGAGAATGAACTCAGCAAGCATCGGAGACCAGGGACTAAATCCCGAATAATCGATATCGATTTTATTGCCGAAATCCCGGATGAGTTTTCCATAAAAATCGTACTGATGAATCAACTTCGAATACCCTGACTCGGCTAGAAATAAACCATGCTGGAATGATTCCATGCTGCTGACCGCACTGAAAACACGAAATCGATTCAGGAAACCTCCATCTGTTCCGAACATGGAAATTCCGTTTCCATCAAGCACGCAAACCCGATCACTTGTTAGTGTTACTAAACTTGGATTCAGTAACTCTCCGGGACCTTGACCGCGCTTTCCGATTCTAAGAACTTCTCGGCCATCGTCTTTCAACTTGATAATCGCATGTTCTCGATTGTCAACGGCGAAAATTGTTCCTTTTTGGTCGACAACCAGCGGAGGAACGGACTTGAAAAAAACTTCATGCTCGGAAAGTGGCATCGTTTTCTCATATTTCAAGCGCATAACGTCTTGAGATAAGCAAGGCGTTGAAAGCATAAGGCACAAGAGGCATGTCCCCAATATTCTCATTTTAAAACCTCTTCATTTCGAGGAGCTTTCCATCGCTCGCGAAAACACAAACAAAATTACCATCGCCGTAAAGATTGCGACTCTTTTCAAATAAATAGTGTAAACGCTTGCTAATTCTTGTTGCGACACTCCAATCGGGAACATTGAAAGCTCGCTTAAAATTTTCTATATCATGGTCGGAGTAACTAAAATCGAAAAAAAAATAATGGGGAATATGTTGATCGCGGTATTCATCATATTGCGGCAAAGACCTGCAGATCAAATTGACATCTTTTATGAAATAAAAAGCTGTTATTGGCGAATTGCTAAGCTCTGCTAAAATTCCGAGATTCTGTTCGAGAGATGGCCGGATCCGTTCTTTTGGGGCGCGGCTATAAACATAGAAAACAGCGCTAATTATAAGAATAATAATCAACGCTATAAAGCTGAAAACGCCCCTTTCCGACCTTCCCACAATTGAAATATACCCCCCCCCATATCTAAAAGTCAAGCTTTTTTTATAAACGCGCAGCTTCGGTCAGGACGATTTATTCACGAGTCGAGGCGGCCGGATCTTCGTGGAAAAATCAGGCATATAAAAGAAATGCCGATAAGCCGGAAATCTTTCGGTTTGCCGGGAACCGAAGCTGTGCGCGTGTCGAGATTGCCTTTTCGACAAGGAAGCAGCTTGTGAAGGCGTAGTTGAGCTACGTCGAACAGGCTGCGACGCAGTCGGAATGGTGAGATCGGCACGCCCAAAGGGTTAAAAGAAGCCGGGAATATAGAGAAAAAAATAACCCCAGGCTTTTTTAACGCACAGCTTCGGTCAGGACGATTTATTCACGAGTCGAGGCGGCTGCAGATGCAAGGCGCGGAGGGTGAAGCTGTACTCTTCGGTACTGCGAACCCTGCGCAACGCAGCAGATGCGGTCGGATCGGCTCGCCCGAAGGGGGAAAATGCCGGTTTTTATAGAAAAAAAAACAGAACACCAGAAAAAATAGTGAGGCAGCACAACGGCATTTTTCTGAAGAAATCGGGCTAAGGGGTGATGTGGAGCCGCTTCATCATTTCATTGAGCGTCGTCGGCTTGACGCCGAGCAATTGGGCCGCCTTGTTTTGCGCGCCCTTGGTTTTTCGGAGGGCCGTGAGAATGAGCTTTTTCTGATACTCTTGGAGACGGTCCTTGAGAACCAGTGAGCCGTCCCCCGAAATCCCGGAGTCCTCGAACCGGTCGGCCGTAAGGAAAGGCGGGAGATGCTCCCGGGTGATCAGAGGTACATTCGACAACACGACGGCTCTTTCCATGAGATTTTCGAGCTCGCGGACGTTTCCGGGCCAGTGGTAGGCGTCCAGGATTTCGAGGGCATCCTCGGAGATGCCTTCGACCTCTTTGTCGTTTTCCCGGCTGAAGACGTCGATGAAATGCCGGGCCAGAAGCGGGATATCCTCTTTCCTGTCCCGCAAGGGAGGAAGTTCGATCTTGATGACATTCAGGCGGTAAAAAAGGTCCTTCCGGAATGTTTTCTGGGCGATCAGCTCCTCGATGTCGGTGTTCGTGGCGGCGATGATGCGGACGTCGACCCTGATGGTTTTGGTTCCTCCCAGCCTCATGAATTCCCTTTCCTGGAGCACGCGGAGTAACTTGGCCTGGGTCTCGATATTGAGAGACGAGATCTCATCGAAAAAAAGCGTTCCCTGGTCGGCCGCTTCGAAAAGACCTTTCTTGAGAGCGACGGCTCCCGTAAAGGCGCCCTTGACATGACCGAAAAGATGGCTTTCCAGGAGATCGGGCGGCAGGGAGCCGCTGTTGACGACGATAAAAGGCGCTTCCGACCTGGGGCTGTGCGTGTGCGAAGCCCGGGCCACGAGTTCCTTGCCGGTGCCGCTTTCGCCCTGGATGAGAATGGTGCTGCGCGAGGGCGCCACAGCCTGGATCAACTCGAAAACCTTCTGCATTCTTTGGCTTTTGCCGATGATGTTTTCGAAGCTGAACTTGCGGCGCAGTTCCTCCCTGAGCCGGGTGTTTTCCTCCTGAAGTTTCCGGTGGGCCAGGGCGCGCGAGACGGTCATCAGGAGGGCGTCGTTCTTGAAGGGCTTCTGGATGTAGTCATAGGCGCCGAGCTTCATGGCTGAAATGGCCGATTCGATGGAGGCGAAGGCCGTGATGATGATGACCGTGGCGTACGGATCAATCTTCAGGATTTTCTGCAGCGCCTCAATGCCGCCCATTCCCGGCATGAGAAGATCGAGAAGAACGAGATCGAAGGTCTGGGCGGCATGCTTGGCCAGGCCCTCTTCCCCCGAGGAGGATATTTCGACGTCGTATCCCTCGGCGGCCAGAAGCTGGCCCAGAACTTCCTGGATGATGGGTTCGTCGTCGATGACATGGATAAATCCCTGATGGCTCATGGTCTACTCCCGGCGGGAATGTCTGGCCTCGGCCGCGGCCGCCCGTGCGTCCATGGGAATGGAGATGGTGAATACCGTGCCCTTGTTCAACTCACTTTGAACGGAAATATGGCCGGCGTGTTCCTGGACGATGCCGTAGCTGATGGACAATCCGAGACCGGTCCCCTTTCCGATGCCTTTGGTTGTGAAAAACGGATCGAAGATGTGGGGCAGGTGCTCCGGTTTGATGCCGGTCCCCGAATCCCGGATCCGGATGACGACCTCCTGACCGGATCCCTTGAGTTCGATCCCCAGCCGTCCTCCGTCCGGCATGGCGTCCAGGGCGTTGAGAAAGATGTTGATGAACACCTGTTGCAGCCTCTCGCCCTGAACGTTGACCGGCGGAACCGGGTCCAGATCGAGTTCCAGAATGATATTCATGGTCTTGAGCTTGTAATCGATGAGGGACAGGATCTCTTCGAGGCTTTGCTTGAGATCCACCTTGTGGAAAGATTCGTCCGATGGGTTTCGGGCGAAACTCAGGAGGTTCTTGATGATCCGCCCGACGCGGTCGGTCTGGGTTTCGATTTTCTCGAGGATCTGTGTGTTGTGGGTGTCGGTGAGTTTTTTCTGCAGGATCTGAACGTAGCT
The DNA window shown above is from Acidobacteriota bacterium and carries:
- a CDS encoding sigma-54 dependent transcriptional regulator; the protein is MSHQGFIHVIDDEPIIQEVLGQLLAAEGYDVEISSSGEEGLAKHAAQTFDLVLLDLLMPGMGGIEALQKILKIDPYATVIIITAFASIESAISAMKLGAYDYIQKPFKNDALLMTVSRALAHRKLQEENTRLREELRRKFSFENIIGKSQRMQKVFELIQAVAPSRSTILIQGESGTGKELVARASHTHSPRSEAPFIVVNSGSLPPDLLESHLFGHVKGAFTGAVALKKGLFEAADQGTLFFDEISSLNIETQAKLLRVLQEREFMRLGGTKTIRVDVRIIAATNTDIEELIAQKTFRKDLFYRLNVIKIELPPLRDRKEDIPLLARHFIDVFSRENDKEVEGISEDALEILDAYHWPGNVRELENLMERAVVLSNVPLITREHLPPFLTADRFEDSGISGDGSLVLKDRLQEYQKKLILTALRKTKGAQNKAAQLLGVKPTTLNEMMKRLHITP